One window of the Cryptomeria japonica chromosome 7, Sugi_1.0, whole genome shotgun sequence genome contains the following:
- the LOC131040403 gene encoding phospholipase A2 homolog 3 has product MAALRSQFLHMLLLIALFSPCCYAVPATNCSTTCESMDCTNARLRYGKYCGIFYTGCPGEAPCDGIDKCCMTHDNCVGDNYNYLSRSCNQALLDCIRAYQNSGDGQFPGNTCNVRDVENSITIVAEAGVLIGEAIGDNSCIQHVSNLPPI; this is encoded by the exons ATGGCGGCACTCAGATCACAGTTTCTTCATATGCTATTGTTGATTGCGCTTTTCTCTCCATGTTGTTACGCCGTCCCAGCG ACAAACTGCAGCACTACATGCGAGTCCATGGACTGCACAA ATGCACGTTTAAGGTATGGGAAATACTGTGGGATATTTTACACTGGATGCCCCGGGGAAGCTCCGTGTGATGGGATTGACAAGTGCTGCATGACTCATGATAACTGCGTGGGGGACAACTACAACTACTTGAGCAGGAGTTGCAACCAGGCTCTGCTTGACTGCATCCGGGCTTACCAAAATTCTGGAGATGGGCAGTTCCCAGGCAATACCTGCAACGTACGAGATGTGGAGAACAGCATTACAATTGTCGCTGAAGCAGGTGTTTTGATTGGAGAAGCTATTGGAGACAATAGTTGTATTCAACATGTATCTAATCTTCCTCCCATCTGA